One segment of Acidianus sp. HS-5 DNA contains the following:
- a CDS encoding preprotein translocase subunit Sec61beta, protein MPSSKKKKENIPLASMAGLIRYYDEENEKVKIDPKVVLIGSIILIAVILVVSKLIPPP, encoded by the coding sequence ATGCCTTCAAGTAAAAAGAAGAAGGAAAATATACCATTAGCCTCAATGGCAGGACTAATAAGGTATTATGATGAAGAGAATGAGAAAGTCAAAATAGATCCTAAAGTTGTTTTAATCGGAAGTATAATTTTAATAGCAGTTATCCTGGTGGTATCTAAGTTAATTCCTCCGCCATAA
- a CDS encoding ribosome biogenesis/translation initiation ATPase RLI produces the protein MSMRVAVINYDFCKPDKCNLECIRFCPINRSGSKAIELSDIVKGKPIIYEETCIGCGICVKKCPYEAISIVNLPDKLSGEIVHRYKVNGFELFGLPVLKQGYIIGILGKNGTGKSTILRILSGELIPNFGDPSAKLNPEDVLNRFKGKEMYDYFYKLYNKKLKVVHKIQYIEYVGRMLKGNVNELLGKIDERGKIDEVKELLVMQNMWTKPVQTLSGGELQKFLVAAALLREADVYVFDEPSSYLDVRERLNMAKGIRELTKDKHVALVDHDLIVLDYLADLISIIYGEGSVYGRVSKLYSARTGINNFLNGYLPAENVQFRQDEIKFMLKELTDLDFSKNVKVRVKWSEIRKDLSDFSLDVEEGDAREGEVIGIVGPNGIGKTTFMRMLVGEITPDFGSVMPEGLRLSYKPQKLLPEYDGTVQQYLENVSKDILSTSSWFFEEVIRRLNLHRILESEVKDLSGGELQKLYIAGALAKEADIYVLDEPSSYLDVEERYIVAKAIKRISRERKAVTFLVDHDLAIHDYISDRIMVFVGIPGKEGHGKSPTSLRKGMNEFLKEMQITFRRDADTGRPRVNKLGSYLDRLQKERNEYYSLEVSRE, from the coding sequence ATGTCAATGAGGGTAGCAGTAATAAATTATGATTTTTGCAAACCAGATAAATGCAATTTAGAGTGTATAAGATTTTGTCCAATTAATAGATCGGGCAGTAAGGCCATAGAACTTTCTGATATAGTTAAAGGAAAGCCTATCATTTATGAAGAAACTTGCATAGGTTGCGGAATTTGTGTAAAAAAATGTCCTTATGAAGCAATTTCTATTGTTAACTTACCAGATAAACTTTCGGGGGAAATTGTTCATAGATATAAGGTTAACGGTTTTGAATTATTTGGATTACCTGTATTAAAACAAGGTTACATAATTGGTATACTAGGAAAGAATGGTACTGGGAAAAGTACGATACTAAGGATATTAAGTGGTGAATTAATTCCTAATTTTGGAGATCCCAGCGCTAAGCTTAACCCTGAAGATGTTTTAAACAGATTTAAGGGTAAAGAAATGTATGATTATTTCTATAAGCTATATAATAAAAAGCTTAAAGTTGTTCATAAAATTCAATATATTGAATATGTAGGCAGGATGCTTAAAGGTAATGTAAATGAATTATTAGGTAAGATTGATGAAAGAGGAAAAATAGACGAAGTAAAAGAACTTCTAGTTATGCAGAATATGTGGACTAAACCAGTTCAAACTCTCAGTGGAGGAGAGTTACAGAAATTTTTAGTAGCAGCTGCATTGCTTCGTGAAGCCGATGTTTATGTATTCGACGAGCCTTCTTCTTATTTAGATGTTAGAGAAAGGCTTAACATGGCTAAAGGTATAAGAGAACTCACCAAAGATAAGCATGTAGCACTAGTGGATCATGATCTTATTGTATTAGATTACTTGGCAGATTTAATATCAATAATTTATGGTGAAGGTAGCGTATACGGTAGAGTTTCAAAATTATATTCTGCTAGAACTGGAATTAATAACTTCCTAAACGGTTACCTTCCAGCAGAGAATGTTCAGTTCAGACAGGACGAGATAAAATTTATGCTTAAAGAGCTTACAGATTTAGATTTTTCTAAGAACGTGAAAGTTAGAGTGAAGTGGTCAGAAATAAGAAAGGATCTTTCAGATTTCTCATTAGACGTTGAAGAAGGAGACGCAAGAGAAGGTGAAGTGATAGGTATAGTAGGTCCTAATGGTATAGGTAAAACCACATTCATGAGAATGTTAGTTGGCGAGATAACTCCAGATTTCGGTTCTGTAATGCCAGAAGGCTTAAGATTGTCATATAAGCCGCAAAAGCTTCTACCAGAATATGATGGTACTGTTCAGCAGTATTTAGAGAACGTGAGCAAAGATATATTATCAACATCCTCATGGTTTTTTGAGGAAGTTATTAGAAGACTAAACCTACATAGAATATTAGAGAGTGAAGTCAAAGATCTTAGCGGTGGTGAACTTCAAAAGCTTTATATAGCAGGAGCTTTAGCCAAAGAAGCGGACATTTACGTTTTAGACGAGCCTTCGTCTTATCTAGATGTGGAAGAGCGGTATATAGTGGCTAAAGCAATAAAGAGAATATCGCGTGAAAGGAAAGCTGTAACATTCTTAGTTGATCATGACTTAGCTATTCATGATTATATTTCAGATAGGATAATGGTATTCGTTGGAATTCCTGGAAAGGAAGGACATGGAAAGTCTCCTACGAGTTTAAGAAAAGGTATGAACGAATTTCTTAAAGAAATGCAAATAACATTCAGGAGAGATGCAGATACCGGAAGGCCAAGGGTTAATAAATTAGGCAGCTACTTAGATAGATTACAAAAAGAGAGGAACGAATATTATTCCTTAGAAGTTAGTAGAGAGTAG
- a CDS encoding transcription elongation factor, which translates to MGGKRKKRTKIIKPKPKLPKTFECPRCGRIAISIEIKNGIAHIKCGNCGLSADIEVPQVFDEANAYGKFIDLYLDGKLEIKESDKEESTNEGEDKQVHTTT; encoded by the coding sequence ATGGGAGGTAAGAGGAAAAAGAGAACTAAGATTATTAAACCCAAGCCTAAATTACCAAAAACTTTCGAATGTCCAAGATGCGGTAGGATAGCAATTTCTATAGAGATTAAAAATGGAATTGCACATATAAAGTGCGGTAATTGTGGATTATCCGCAGATATAGAAGTCCCTCAAGTATTCGATGAAGCAAATGCCTACGGCAAATTCATTGATCTATACCTCGACGGAAAGTTAGAAATAAAAGAAAGTGATAAAGAGGAAAGCACAAATGAAGGAGAAGATAAACAAGTACATACAACAACTTAG
- a CDS encoding CBS domain-containing protein, with product MISDFSELKKLRQIAGLTQAELAKRVGVSQSFIAKIENGKIDPKFSIIKKIYDELLLMINVQDTAEKIMHSPVIIAHEIDDIISVVNKMENYNISQIPVVNNDGKLVGIIYDYTLLHKIVSSDIKRLTASKIMSPLPPLIQKNEPVNRILRLFSKYSVVLVIDDKLRPLGIITRSDLIGFLVKHKLEEPQ from the coding sequence ATGATTTCAGATTTTTCTGAACTCAAGAAACTAAGGCAGATAGCAGGTTTAACTCAAGCAGAATTAGCTAAGAGAGTGGGTGTCTCGCAATCATTTATAGCTAAGATTGAAAATGGTAAAATTGATCCAAAATTTTCAATAATTAAGAAGATTTATGACGAATTACTTCTAATGATAAACGTTCAGGATACAGCAGAGAAGATAATGCATTCCCCAGTTATTATAGCTCATGAAATAGACGATATAATTAGTGTAGTGAATAAAATGGAAAATTATAATATTTCTCAAATACCAGTAGTCAATAATGATGGAAAATTAGTGGGAATAATTTATGATTATACGCTATTACATAAAATCGTTTCTAGCGATATTAAGAGACTTACTGCATCAAAAATAATGTCTCCGTTACCTCCATTAATTCAGAAAAATGAACCCGTTAACAGAATTCTAAGACTATTTAGTAAATATTCTGTCGTGCTAGTTATAGATGATAAATTGCGCCCACTAGGTATAATTACTAGAAGCGATTTAATAGGATTCTTAGTTAAACATAAATTAGAAGAGCCTCAGTAA
- a CDS encoding acyl-CoA thioesterase: MRTETYYNVFPWHTNHFGSLHGGIYMSWLIDTAGILMSSISKGNYLLASVDYIFLFRPARLGDVLRVIAKANATWNSSVEIEVKGCIRRGDKEELGAVGLMTYVAVDENNKPRKLDIKITPDENAEKRRIQRLERKKNTMNDTDNILDLSFSKNYIRTIYPEHGFGNGILYAGKMYTMLDEALAIVAKLYSKGNAFTVSTGPADFISPVKIGDILEIQGAVEYTGNTSLDVGGKVYAINHYTSEKRLVTSTVFSFVAIDENGKPRPILKLNPSSEKERKIFDERLKEREERIKISKKLQSETNCD, from the coding sequence ATGAGAACGGAAACCTATTATAATGTTTTCCCTTGGCACACTAATCATTTTGGATCACTTCACGGAGGTATTTACATGAGTTGGCTAATAGATACTGCAGGAATTCTAATGTCAAGTATCAGTAAAGGAAATTATCTATTAGCTTCAGTAGATTATATTTTCTTATTTAGGCCTGCTAGGTTAGGTGATGTGTTAAGAGTAATTGCTAAAGCCAACGCAACATGGAACAGTTCTGTAGAAATCGAAGTTAAAGGATGTATTAGAAGAGGAGATAAAGAGGAGTTAGGAGCTGTAGGATTAATGACTTATGTCGCTGTAGATGAAAATAATAAACCAAGAAAACTCGATATTAAAATTACTCCAGACGAAAATGCAGAAAAGAGAAGAATACAGAGACTTGAAAGAAAAAAGAACACAATGAATGACACTGATAATATACTTGACTTGAGCTTTAGTAAAAATTATATAAGAACTATTTATCCAGAACATGGATTCGGTAATGGTATATTATATGCAGGTAAAATGTACACAATGTTAGATGAAGCCTTAGCAATAGTGGCAAAACTTTACTCTAAAGGAAATGCTTTTACGGTATCCACAGGTCCTGCAGATTTTATTTCTCCGGTAAAAATAGGGGACATTCTAGAAATTCAAGGAGCAGTTGAATACACGGGAAATACATCATTAGATGTTGGAGGAAAGGTTTACGCAATAAACCATTATACCAGCGAAAAAAGGCTTGTGACATCAACTGTTTTCTCATTCGTTGCTATAGATGAGAATGGAAAGCCTAGGCCAATTCTAAAATTAAACCCGTCAAGCGAAAAGGAGAGAAAAATTTTTGATGAAAGATTGAAAGAAAGGGAAGAAAGAATAAAAATAAGTAAAAAACTTCAGTCGGAAACTAATTGTGATTGA
- a CDS encoding pyruvate dehydrogenase: MYKLMEEDWEEDLEEEEWEDETEEDWEEDEW; encoded by the coding sequence GTGTATAAGTTGATGGAGGAAGATTGGGAAGAGGACTTAGAAGAGGAAGAATGGGAAGATGAAACAGAAGAAGATTGGGAAGAAGATGAATGGTAA
- a CDS encoding tRNA(Ile)(2)-agmatinylcytidine synthase, producing MKYIIGIDDHDSPNRGCTTHFATNLIKILYKNKIKLLDFPYLIRLNPNIPWKTRGNASIKLIIESDRDIKEIADIIWNTSIDYVNNISQGLKYGRKPGMAIIEYGSSYILENFYTKTVSDVITPGLMEKYIEKSNAIVHGSRGIIGSLAAIGFDGNYTFELLTYRKEENWEKERKIDLESLIAFDEKFFPSVFANVDYVKKRPLILSHGEDPVFYGIRGTDPEVLLKSLNTIQIKDEEIENFMIFKSNQGTDAHIIKPGDKIYQTFYGKVVIKNVKIIPGGDVILNTQEGFTIFIYKETGELNNAAKQLLPGDETVILGAIKPSSKYDKIIDAERLEVLSLSKNIEYRNPRCPVCEHSTESLGKDKGYRCKKCGYKFHSNKEIIENPRSISLGTYQTRAYRHLTKPLFLDIHHDAEKETKILHEVLRMLLKNDFKANNTSR from the coding sequence ATGAAATATATAATAGGCATAGACGATCATGATTCGCCAAATAGAGGATGCACTACACATTTTGCCACAAATTTAATTAAAATTTTATATAAAAATAAGATAAAATTACTTGATTTTCCTTATTTGATAAGATTAAATCCTAATATTCCATGGAAAACTAGAGGTAATGCCTCAATTAAACTAATAATAGAAAGTGATAGAGACATAAAAGAAATTGCCGATATCATATGGAATACATCAATTGATTATGTGAATAATATTTCGCAAGGACTAAAATATGGTAGGAAGCCTGGAATGGCTATCATAGAATATGGATCGTCGTATATTTTAGAAAATTTTTACACAAAAACAGTTTCTGATGTTATAACCCCAGGTCTTATGGAGAAATATATAGAGAAGTCTAATGCAATAGTTCACGGAAGTAGAGGAATAATAGGTTCATTAGCGGCCATAGGCTTTGATGGAAATTATACATTCGAATTACTTACATATAGAAAAGAAGAAAACTGGGAAAAAGAAAGAAAGATAGATTTGGAAAGTTTAATTGCTTTCGATGAGAAGTTCTTTCCGAGCGTTTTCGCTAATGTAGATTATGTTAAAAAAAGACCGTTAATACTTTCTCATGGAGAGGATCCGGTCTTTTACGGCATAAGAGGAACGGATCCAGAAGTACTACTAAAAAGTCTGAACACGATACAGATAAAAGACGAGGAAATAGAAAACTTCATGATATTTAAATCAAACCAAGGTACTGATGCACATATAATTAAGCCCGGAGATAAAATATACCAAACATTCTACGGTAAAGTGGTTATAAAAAATGTGAAAATTATTCCAGGCGGAGATGTCATCTTAAATACTCAGGAAGGTTTTACAATCTTTATATATAAAGAAACTGGGGAGTTAAACAATGCAGCTAAGCAGTTGCTACCTGGAGATGAAACCGTTATACTAGGGGCTATTAAACCATCAAGCAAATACGACAAAATAATAGATGCCGAAAGATTAGAAGTTTTATCTTTGTCTAAAAACATAGAGTATAGAAACCCTAGATGTCCTGTATGTGAACATTCTACAGAATCCTTAGGTAAAGACAAAGGGTATAGATGCAAAAAATGCGGATATAAGTTCCATTCGAATAAAGAAATTATAGAAAATCCTAGAAGTATCTCTTTAGGAACTTATCAAACTCGGGCATACAGGCATTTGACAAAACCATTATTTTTAGATATACACCATGATGCAGAAAAAGAAACAAAGATATTACATGAAGTATTAAGAATGTTGCTTAAAAATGATTTTAAAGCTAACAACACATCTAGGTGA
- the rpiA gene encoding ribose 5-phosphate isomerase A, giving the protein MDAKEIVAKQSIEYIKDKRIIGIGTGKTARKLIEMISQISDFKNKYYIASSIDSEIELSRKGFSVISLFSGIIPDVYVDSFDFLLRDNNGKIVLIKGGGGALFREKLLTINSKEKIFIGEINKLKIPKLLQIPIEVVPVSLNYILSRISNLGFNVKVREGSSKIGPTISDNGNIILDIETDITQDLCKLNEEVSNIVGVIETGIFCDSYNTIILADSDGRIEIIKKS; this is encoded by the coding sequence ATGGATGCTAAAGAAATAGTTGCAAAACAGTCAATTGAGTATATAAAAGATAAAAGAATTATAGGAATAGGCACTGGAAAAACTGCTAGAAAGTTAATAGAAATGATAAGCCAGATATCAGATTTTAAAAATAAATATTACATAGCTAGTTCTATAGATAGTGAAATAGAGCTAAGTAGAAAAGGATTTTCAGTAATTTCATTATTTTCTGGTATTATTCCGGATGTATACGTGGATAGTTTTGATTTCCTACTACGAGATAATAACGGTAAGATCGTACTTATAAAAGGTGGAGGAGGGGCTTTATTCAGAGAAAAATTACTTACAATTAATTCTAAAGAAAAGATCTTTATTGGTGAGATAAATAAGTTAAAAATACCTAAATTACTACAAATTCCAATAGAAGTAGTTCCAGTTTCGTTAAATTATATATTATCTCGCATATCCAATCTAGGATTTAATGTTAAAGTAAGAGAGGGATCAAGTAAAATAGGACCTACAATCTCCGATAATGGTAATATAATTCTTGATATCGAAACAGATATTACGCAAGATTTATGCAAGTTAAATGAGGAAGTGAGTAATATCGTTGGCGTAATAGAAACTGGTATATTTTGTGATTCATATAATACTATAATATTGGCAGATAGTGATGGAAGAATCGAGATTATTAAAAAGAGCTAA
- a CDS encoding nicotinamide-nucleotide adenylyltransferase, giving the protein MLRGIYPGRFQPFHLGHLSVVKWALERADELIIIVGSAQESHTLNNPFTAGERIEMIRLALTEYGIPTDKYYIIPIPDILMNNVWAYHVKMYVPTFQKVFARNPLVVRLFKEAGVEIDVPPAFNREKYNSTLIRKLIIMNEDWKNLVPSSIYNYIKSIKGDERLKEITGSDKK; this is encoded by the coding sequence TTGCTTAGAGGGATCTATCCAGGAAGATTTCAGCCATTCCACTTAGGGCATTTAAGTGTAGTAAAGTGGGCTTTAGAACGTGCAGACGAACTAATAATAATAGTGGGTAGTGCACAAGAGAGTCATACACTGAATAATCCATTTACTGCAGGAGAAAGAATAGAAATGATAAGATTAGCCTTAACAGAATATGGAATTCCTACAGACAAATATTATATAATTCCAATTCCTGACATTTTAATGAATAACGTGTGGGCATATCACGTGAAAATGTATGTACCAACTTTCCAAAAGGTATTTGCTAGAAATCCATTAGTTGTAAGATTATTTAAGGAAGCCGGAGTCGAAATAGATGTTCCTCCTGCTTTCAATAGAGAAAAATATAATTCGACATTGATAAGAAAATTAATAATAATGAATGAAGATTGGAAAAATTTAGTACCTAGTAGCATATATAACTATATAAAAAGTATAAAAGGAGACGAAAGATTAAAAGAAATTACTGGAAGTGATAAAAAATGA
- a CDS encoding DUF99 family protein, giving the protein MLVSGIDDGYFPLTYKGKHGKCPLVSVTFDGFELTDIDVSLITVDGDDATNAYKNLRKGDIIILDSIIVGGFNYIIPDNNYIIYYANKPDIESILHAARKHYNDQRVNIIQEFLSDMIALSTKRGTVYVNTDLDLKMVKGIIEYYQVFSKYPEPIKYAHIIGKAIGQSQLVSD; this is encoded by the coding sequence GTGTTAGTAAGCGGTATAGACGATGGTTATTTTCCATTAACGTATAAAGGCAAGCATGGTAAATGTCCGCTAGTCTCTGTCACGTTTGATGGATTTGAGTTAACTGATATAGATGTGTCGCTCATAACAGTAGACGGCGATGATGCTACAAACGCGTATAAAAATCTTAGGAAAGGTGATATAATTATTCTTGATAGTATAATTGTAGGCGGATTTAATTATATAATTCCAGATAATAATTATATTATATATTATGCTAATAAGCCTGATATTGAAAGTATACTTCATGCAGCAAGAAAGCATTATAACGATCAAAGAGTCAATATTATTCAAGAGTTTTTATCGGATATGATAGCATTATCTACAAAACGTGGTACTGTTTATGTTAATACTGATTTAGATCTTAAAATGGTTAAGGGCATAATTGAGTATTATCAAGTTTTTTCAAAATATCCCGAACCTATAAAATATGCTCATATAATAGGAAAAGCTATAGGTCAATCACAATTAGTTTCCGACTGA
- a CDS encoding orc1/cdc6 family replication initiation protein: MSDIIDEVLSSVKNSNIFKNRQYLSPDYIPDELPHREIQIKKIASILAQVYRGERPNNIFIYGLTGTGKTAVTKFVLNKLYDKIKSFRYIYINTRQSDTPYRILADIIESFGEKVPFTGLSTAELYRRMLKILNDENTIIIIVLDEIDAMVEKHGDDILYRLTRMNTELNHAKVSLIGITNDVKFVDNLDPRVRSSLSEEELVFPPYNAEELEDILHRRASLAFKDYVISDEIVRLCAALAARDHGDARRALDLLRVAGEIAERQGDIKITEDHIEKARIEIERDRVYEIISTLPFHSKIVLIAILNGLKFKNTLTTGEVYENYKKLTEDLGTESVTQRRVSDILNELDMVGIITATVINRGRYGKTKEVKIAVDKSTIIKALKDNDEKLITLIKV; the protein is encoded by the coding sequence ATGAGTGACATTATAGACGAAGTACTGTCAAGCGTAAAAAATTCCAATATTTTTAAAAATAGACAGTATTTATCGCCTGATTATATTCCAGACGAGCTGCCGCATAGAGAAATTCAAATAAAGAAAATTGCAAGTATTCTGGCTCAAGTTTACAGGGGAGAAAGGCCTAATAATATTTTTATATATGGACTTACAGGAACAGGTAAGACTGCAGTAACAAAATTCGTTTTAAATAAATTATATGACAAAATTAAATCATTTAGGTATATATATATTAATACTAGACAGTCAGATACTCCGTATAGAATTTTAGCTGACATTATAGAAAGTTTTGGTGAAAAAGTTCCGTTTACAGGTCTCTCTACAGCGGAACTTTATCGTAGAATGCTTAAAATCCTTAATGATGAAAACACAATTATTATCATAGTCCTAGATGAGATAGATGCAATGGTTGAGAAACATGGTGATGATATCCTTTATAGGCTAACAAGAATGAATACTGAATTAAATCATGCTAAAGTTTCTTTAATAGGTATAACTAATGACGTAAAATTCGTTGATAATTTAGATCCTAGAGTAAGAAGTAGCCTGAGCGAAGAAGAATTGGTTTTTCCACCATACAATGCAGAAGAATTAGAAGATATATTACATCGTAGGGCTTCATTAGCGTTTAAGGATTATGTAATTTCTGATGAGATAGTGAGATTATGTGCAGCGTTAGCGGCAAGAGACCATGGTGATGCTAGGAGAGCGCTCGATCTGTTACGTGTTGCAGGAGAAATAGCAGAAAGACAAGGTGATATTAAAATAACTGAAGACCATATAGAAAAAGCTAGAATAGAAATAGAAAGAGACAGAGTATATGAAATAATTTCTACATTGCCTTTTCACTCTAAAATCGTATTGATAGCAATTCTCAATGGATTAAAGTTCAAGAATACGTTAACTACTGGTGAAGTTTATGAAAATTATAAGAAATTAACAGAGGACTTAGGTACAGAAAGCGTTACACAACGGCGTGTTAGCGATATTTTAAACGAACTAGACATGGTAGGAATTATAACTGCTACAGTTATTAACAGAGGTAGATACGGTAAAACAAAAGAGGTAAAAATAGCTGTAGATAAATCTACTATAATTAAAGCGTTAAAAGATAACGATGAGAAATTAATTACTCTTATTAAAGTTTAG
- a CDS encoding Lrp/AsnC ligand binding domain-containing protein gives MISNPQSKNVSAIILINTDAGGEEEVYEKLKELKEVSEAYIVYGVYDIVAKIEAQDMDTLRNFVSTTIRKLPKVRSTLTMIIMESSTMKK, from the coding sequence TTGATATCAAACCCTCAGTCTAAAAATGTATCTGCAATAATCTTGATAAATACAGACGCTGGAGGAGAAGAAGAAGTTTACGAAAAATTAAAGGAATTAAAAGAAGTATCAGAAGCTTACATAGTATACGGCGTCTATGATATAGTAGCTAAAATCGAAGCACAGGATATGGATACATTAAGAAATTTTGTAAGTACAACAATAAGGAAATTACCTAAGGTTAGATCTACTTTAACGATGATTATCATGGAAAGCAGCACGATGAAAAAATGA
- a CDS encoding geranylgeranylglyceryl/heptaprenylglyceryl phosphate synthase, which produces MKEKINKYIQQLSEEGVLHFSLIDPDKISSLNTLESLARKLYDAGTSAFLIGGTLGVSKDKLDNVLEILSEFKIPKIIFPSNINLISEKADAILFLSLLNSDDIYYIIGAQVVAAPLIKKLGLEVLPTGYLIIGYGGTAGHIGRARVIPFDNNDLALSYALAAQFMGMRFLYLEAGSGSPETVKPEMISLVRRFTNLNIIVGGGIRSQDDAIKLAEAGAHIIVTGNIIEDNPEKAIKIIESIRNYRRV; this is translated from the coding sequence ATGAAGGAGAAGATAAACAAGTACATACAACAACTTAGTGAAGAAGGCGTATTACATTTTTCTCTCATAGACCCTGATAAAATATCTAGCTTAAATACTCTTGAATCCTTGGCAAGAAAATTATACGATGCAGGAACTTCTGCTTTTTTAATAGGTGGAACTCTAGGTGTTTCAAAAGATAAATTGGATAATGTGCTAGAAATCTTAAGTGAATTCAAGATTCCTAAAATAATTTTTCCGAGCAATATAAATTTAATTTCAGAAAAAGCTGACGCGATATTATTTTTATCTCTTCTCAATTCAGACGATATTTACTACATCATAGGAGCTCAAGTTGTTGCTGCACCGCTTATTAAAAAACTGGGATTAGAAGTATTACCTACAGGATACTTAATTATAGGTTATGGAGGTACAGCAGGACACATAGGAAGAGCAAGAGTTATTCCATTCGATAATAACGATTTAGCATTATCTTATGCATTGGCAGCACAATTTATGGGTATGAGATTCCTTTATTTAGAAGCAGGTTCTGGATCTCCAGAGACTGTTAAACCAGAAATGATATCATTAGTAAGAAGATTTACCAACTTAAATATAATAGTAGGAGGAGGTATTAGAAGTCAGGACGATGCAATAAAACTTGCTGAAGCAGGAGCTCACATAATAGTTACGGGAAATATAATAGAAGATAACCCAGAAAAAGCTATAAAAATAATAGAGAGTATTAGAAATTATAGGCGAGTATAA
- a CDS encoding SWIM zinc finger family protein encodes MEESRLLKRAKVSAVQGRIIKLRSKRGFFSTYVFIARNESRHKDHILNENYCDCDFFVFNKIYKNRNFCYHILTLKIAMNKEKIITVDVELNDFLEIIREIRHDGKSLKLRKLIYTT; translated from the coding sequence ATGGAAGAATCGAGATTATTAAAAAGAGCTAAGGTTTCTGCAGTACAAGGTAGAATAATAAAATTACGTTCTAAACGCGGATTCTTTTCTACTTATGTGTTTATTGCTAGAAATGAGTCTAGACATAAAGATCACATTTTAAATGAGAACTATTGTGATTGCGACTTCTTTGTTTTTAACAAAATTTATAAAAATAGAAATTTTTGTTACCATATTTTAACATTAAAAATAGCCATGAATAAAGAAAAAATTATTACAGTAGACGTTGAATTAAATGATTTTTTAGAAATAATTAGAGAAATAAGACATGACGGAAAATCATTAAAATTAAGAAAACTGATATACACTACATGA